From a region of the Bacteroidia bacterium genome:
- a CDS encoding porin family protein — MVNHRFLKQNLIIPAQVLIVLTVLTLNFSTLFAQENSTEKRNQHQIGVNASYFFKQFLNLGSSNSLSISPYILSYKIVDRKHHGFRMGAGLSMQSSNQNPDSTNSVKNSTSAYNLRFGYEYQKELGPKWLCFFGADGLFNYALDKTTTNNGFDKVSNTDVLLTYGGGPVLGFQYNISKHISLFTETGIYALVGQSVSKSSFTNNPQFNEETKTNVSSVSFLLPTSLFLVVRF, encoded by the coding sequence ATGGTTAATCATCGTTTTTTGAAACAAAATTTAATTATTCCTGCACAAGTCTTAATTGTGCTCACCGTATTAACTTTAAATTTCTCTACGCTTTTTGCACAGGAAAATTCCACTGAAAAGAGAAATCAACATCAAATCGGAGTGAATGCCTCCTATTTTTTTAAACAATTTCTTAATCTAGGCTCAAGCAATTCCCTAAGCATCAGTCCATATATTTTGTCTTATAAAATTGTAGACCGCAAGCACCATGGTTTTAGAATGGGTGCTGGTTTAAGTATGCAATCATCTAATCAAAATCCCGACAGTACCAATTCCGTTAAAAATTCAACTTCTGCATACAACCTTCGTTTCGGATACGAATATCAAAAGGAATTAGGCCCCAAATGGCTTTGTTTTTTTGGAGCAGATGGATTGTTTAACTATGCATTGGATAAAACAACTACCAACAACGGCTTCGATAAAGTTTCTAATACCGATGTATTACTAACCTATGGTGGGGGACCGGTTTTGGGATTTCAATACAATATCTCTAAGCATATTTCCCTTTTTACTGAAACCGGAATTTATGCCTTGGTAGGGCAGTCTGTTTCTAAATCAAGCTTTACCAACAATCCTCAATTTAATGAGGAAACCAAAACCAATGTAAGCAGTGTTTCTTTTTTGTTACCAACGTCTTTATTTTTAGTTGTTCGCTTTTAA